A genome region from Nitrospira sp. includes the following:
- a CDS encoding DUF5069 domain-containing protein — MSDQQYPRSPKVLLGGIAHLGRFIDKVRLRHAGKIPDYNYITVGFDKYLIDFLQIDPKAFEQQVLTDASDEKLLAWVKTNSRKHSDQEIAEWSKGMLTGGPKDEAAKQRYQVRLQDIATKRGVPVASLPPATTWVDAIELDEGRM, encoded by the coding sequence ATGTCTGACCAACAGTATCCCCGCAGTCCCAAAGTGCTCCTTGGTGGCATTGCTCATCTAGGGCGGTTTATCGACAAGGTTCGCCTACGGCATGCAGGCAAGATCCCGGACTACAACTACATCACCGTTGGGTTCGATAAGTATCTGATCGACTTTCTGCAGATCGATCCGAAGGCCTTCGAGCAGCAGGTGCTGACGGATGCGAGCGATGAGAAGTTGTTGGCCTGGGTAAAGACCAACAGCCGCAAACATTCCGATCAAGAGATTGCCGAGTGGTCGAAGGGCATGCTCACTGGAGGCCCGAAGGACGAGGCGGCGAAGCAGCGGTATCAGGTTCGCTTACAGGATATCGCGACCAAGCGCGGGGTCCCGGTGGCGTCGTTGCCTCCCGCAACCACCTGGGTCGATGCAATCGAATTGGACGAGGGACGGATGTAG
- a CDS encoding PIN domain nuclease codes for MIIVDTTVWVDYLRGTRTSHTDWLDSQLASERLGLTDLILCEVLQGITSTKKFEAVQEELLKLAVFETGTVAIAVEAALNYRRLRAAGRTVRKTIDSLIATFCLMEGYGLLHNDRDYDPFEDVLGLKVIHP; via the coding sequence GTGATTATTGTCGATACGACGGTGTGGGTAGATTACCTGCGAGGAACTCGCACTTCCCATACTGACTGGCTGGATTCTCAACTGGCGAGCGAACGTCTTGGTCTTACCGATTTGATCCTGTGCGAAGTATTGCAAGGTATCACCAGTACCAAGAAGTTTGAGGCGGTGCAGGAGGAGTTGCTGAAGCTAGCCGTTTTCGAGACAGGGACGGTCGCAATCGCTGTCGAGGCAGCGCTGAACTACCGGCGGCTCCGTGCTGCCGGGCGAACAGTTCGAAAGACTATCGATTCTCTCATTGCGACATTTTGCCTGATGGAGGGGTACGGCCTGCTCCACAATGATCGTGATTATGATCCGTTCGAAGATGTGCTCGGATTGAAAGTCATTCATCCCTAA
- a CDS encoding P-loop NTPase fold protein, which translates to MMGQDHCSSSFSPDRPINSKSEDLLGRANFAESLARAIKSWKGKDSLVIALYGPWGSGKSSVKNLVLDSLKSSPSTCPSILEFNPWQLASQSQITEAFFTEIGTQLGRVDTSANASQLAAKFHAYGRYLRTGRFALIGVKGIILTILGVIGVLNLVGAFFHWYLFLETMAAGVLLLMIVLGYFSNLFESISESFQGEAKSHALTIPEMKGELAGMLAMLQRPILVVLDDVDRLSSDELKLVFQLLKGNADFPNLIYLLLLSLDHAEESLKQLGGKDYIEKIVQVGFEIPKLERLQLDELLGDEIEKAMRVHGFLDSFISEIDRWRSIYTLGARGFFRTIRDVRRFASVLAFQLSHFSGASAQEVNVVDLTALQVLALFEPKVYQAIFLMKHRLVETGDHSGYLLDQTLNKDAKQESLLDRLQASASAENRGYVREILVGLFPRVPFDKKDVRFSGARESSLIQSLRICHGGYFDRYFLLSISQRDLPESELHELISLSTNRTRFVLEILSVVQRGLYDILFERLEANADRFDMDQAEEVVTALYDVGDMIPQIKTALHGGIPEERIAQVVSAILARELDASRRQQIHITSLRRSSGVYVPLLTHTQLFHASSMSGWPDFDVCLRQSQEECVKKIELVAQAGTLNSNRNLGHMLRYWDGMGGPESRVRQWVLDLIKEPGGLVKFLRVMSHLVTSTEGRFLRTDVQFAKEFISLEQLDERINHCLGDHIDDKARGVLSAWREALSYLKSSSDQAGQHSDVDFALVEL; encoded by the coding sequence ATGATGGGACAGGATCATTGCTCGAGCTCTTTCTCTCCAGACCGGCCAATAAATTCCAAGAGTGAAGATCTGCTTGGAAGAGCAAATTTTGCAGAGTCATTAGCCAGGGCAATAAAATCCTGGAAAGGGAAAGATAGTCTGGTAATAGCTCTCTATGGGCCATGGGGAAGCGGGAAGTCTTCAGTAAAGAATCTTGTCTTAGACAGCTTGAAGTCATCTCCTTCAACCTGCCCTTCAATCCTTGAATTCAATCCTTGGCAGTTGGCTAGCCAAAGCCAGATTACCGAAGCGTTCTTCACGGAAATCGGGACCCAATTGGGAAGGGTGGATACTTCTGCGAACGCAAGTCAGTTGGCTGCCAAATTTCATGCATATGGCCGATACCTTCGCACCGGCCGATTTGCCCTCATCGGGGTCAAAGGGATTATACTTACGATACTGGGCGTGATCGGGGTTTTGAATTTAGTTGGAGCCTTCTTCCACTGGTACTTGTTTCTTGAGACTATGGCAGCAGGTGTACTGCTTCTGATGATCGTTCTTGGATATTTTTCAAATCTATTCGAGTCAATATCAGAGTCGTTTCAGGGCGAAGCAAAATCGCATGCGTTAACTATTCCGGAAATGAAAGGTGAGCTTGCCGGCATGCTCGCAATGCTGCAAAGGCCCATCCTGGTTGTGCTGGATGATGTTGATCGATTGTCGAGCGATGAACTGAAATTAGTATTCCAACTCCTGAAGGGGAATGCAGATTTTCCTAATCTTATTTATTTGTTACTCCTAAGCTTGGATCACGCTGAAGAGAGTCTTAAGCAATTGGGCGGGAAGGATTACATCGAGAAAATCGTGCAGGTTGGATTTGAAATTCCTAAATTGGAGAGACTTCAGCTCGATGAGCTATTGGGAGATGAAATCGAAAAGGCGATGAGGGTGCATGGTTTTCTGGATAGTTTTATCTCAGAGATTGATCGTTGGAGATCGATCTATACTTTAGGCGCACGAGGGTTTTTCCGGACTATTCGAGATGTTCGTCGGTTTGCTTCGGTGCTTGCCTTCCAACTGTCGCATTTTAGCGGAGCTTCAGCTCAAGAGGTTAATGTAGTCGATTTAACCGCGCTCCAGGTTCTTGCGTTGTTTGAGCCGAAGGTCTATCAAGCCATCTTCTTGATGAAGCACCGTTTGGTCGAAACCGGAGACCATTCAGGGTATCTGCTCGATCAGACTCTGAATAAAGATGCCAAGCAGGAGTCATTGCTGGATCGATTGCAGGCTAGTGCAAGTGCTGAAAATAGAGGCTATGTGCGCGAGATTCTTGTTGGGCTCTTCCCTCGCGTACCTTTCGATAAAAAAGATGTCCGCTTTAGTGGGGCGAGGGAATCGTCCCTCATACAGTCGTTAAGGATTTGTCATGGTGGATATTTTGATCGCTACTTTTTGCTATCTATCTCTCAGCGCGATCTTCCAGAATCTGAGCTTCACGAACTTATTTCGCTAAGCACAAATAGGACGAGATTTGTCCTGGAAATTCTATCGGTCGTTCAGCGAGGCCTCTACGATATTCTTTTTGAGCGGCTAGAGGCTAACGCCGATAGGTTCGATATGGATCAGGCTGAAGAGGTTGTCACCGCTTTGTATGATGTAGGTGACATGATTCCCCAGATCAAGACAGCTCTTCATGGTGGAATTCCTGAGGAACGAATCGCTCAAGTTGTGAGTGCGATTTTGGCGCGCGAGTTGGATGCGTCAAGGAGACAGCAGATTCACATAACAAGCCTTCGTAGATCTTCGGGAGTGTATGTTCCGCTACTCACTCATACTCAGCTATTTCATGCTTCTTCCATGAGTGGTTGGCCAGATTTTGATGTATGTTTGAGACAATCCCAAGAAGAATGTGTCAAGAAAATTGAACTGGTGGCTCAAGCAGGAACGCTAAATTCGAACAGAAATCTAGGTCACATGCTTCGATACTGGGATGGTATGGGAGGACCCGAGTCGAGGGTTAGACAATGGGTTTTAGATCTAATTAAGGAGCCAGGCGGGCTAGTGAAGTTCTTGCGGGTTATGTCACATCTGGTTACATCAACAGAGGGGCGGTTTCTTCGGACTGATGTCCAATTTGCAAAGGAGTTTATATCTCTGGAACAGCTAGATGAGCGAATTAATCATTGTTTAGGAGACCACATTGATGACAAAGCTAGGGGTGTCTTGAGCGCATGGAGGGAGGCACTATCCTATCTGAAATCATCTTCTGACCAAGCTGGCCAGCATAGTGATGTGGACTTCGCATTGGTGGAATTGTAA
- the trpS gene encoding tryptophan--tRNA ligase has translation MTTGQKRVLSGMQPSGLLHLGNWLGALENWNALQGQYECFFFVADWHALSSNYADTSRIREYVRELLIDWLAAGIDPTRATVFVQSQVPDHAILHLLFSMIIPVSWLERNPTYKEKQEEIKERDLSTYGFLGYPVLQAADILLYKPDFVPVGKDQLPHLELTRELARRFNSLYGPVFPDPQELLTKFAKVLGTDGRKMSKSYGNAINLSDTEPVVRQKIKTMITDPARVRRHDPGNPDVCPVYDFHKIFSPLPVIEQINQDCRKAAIGCIDCKKLVADRVVERLAPMWAARATLTQHPSRLDEIAEDGRRRATAVSSQTMAEVRDAMKI, from the coding sequence ATGACGACGGGACAGAAGCGGGTACTCAGCGGGATGCAGCCCAGCGGGCTGCTCCATCTCGGCAATTGGTTGGGGGCGTTGGAAAACTGGAACGCGCTGCAGGGGCAATACGAGTGTTTTTTCTTCGTGGCGGATTGGCATGCCCTGTCATCCAACTACGCGGACACCAGCCGGATCAGAGAATATGTGCGGGAATTGTTGATCGATTGGCTGGCGGCCGGCATCGACCCGACCCGCGCCACCGTCTTCGTGCAATCCCAGGTGCCGGATCATGCCATCCTCCATCTGCTGTTCTCCATGATTATTCCGGTGTCCTGGCTGGAACGGAACCCGACCTACAAGGAGAAACAGGAAGAGATCAAGGAACGCGACCTGAGCACCTACGGATTTCTGGGCTACCCGGTCCTGCAGGCGGCAGACATTCTGCTCTACAAGCCCGATTTCGTGCCGGTCGGCAAGGATCAGTTACCGCACCTCGAACTCACGCGCGAACTCGCGCGCCGCTTCAACAGCCTCTATGGGCCGGTGTTTCCCGACCCGCAGGAACTCCTGACCAAGTTTGCAAAAGTCCTGGGCACGGATGGGCGCAAGATGAGCAAGAGCTACGGCAACGCCATCAATCTCTCCGACACGGAACCGGTGGTGCGGCAAAAGATCAAAACCATGATCACCGATCCGGCGCGAGTGCGACGTCACGATCCCGGAAACCCGGATGTCTGCCCCGTCTACGACTTTCACAAGATTTTCTCCCCGCTGCCGGTGATCGAGCAGATCAACCAGGACTGTCGCAAGGCGGCCATCGGTTGCATCGATTGCAAGAAGCTGGTGGCCGATCGCGTCGTGGAGCGCCTGGCCCCGATGTGGGCCGCACGCGCCACCCTCACTCAACATCCGTCACGCTTGGACGAGATCGCCGAAGACGGACGTCGTCGGGCCACGGCCGTCTCATCGCAAACCATGGCCGAGGTGCGCGACGCGATGAAGATCTAG
- a CDS encoding glutamate synthase subunit beta, translating to MGDPKGFLKYAREGPKRKPVELRVLDWKEMYEPIAEDKLKVQGARCMDCGVPFCQGNTGCPVVNLIPEWNDLVYRGRWKDALKALHTTNNFPEFTGRLCPAPCEGACVLGINSDPVSIRVLEWNIIDRGFNEGLVEPAMPVRKTGKTVAIIGSGPAGLAAAQQLARAGHSVTVFEKSDRIGGLLRYGIPDFKMEKWVIDRRLEQMKAEGVEFKTGVTVGQDITGEQLRRQFDAVGLTMGAEMARDLPVPGRDLKGIHFAMEYLTQQNKRTAGISVSEEPITAKGKRVIIIGGGDTGSDCVGTAHRQGCSDVHQFEVLPEPPPSRASSTPWPLWPMQLRTSHAHEEGCNRQWSVSTTKFTGHNGHVTKLHANRVKFEGGKFVPMPNTDFELDADLVLLAMGFTGPVRNGVLDSLGVSYDARGCVKVDDNFMTNLDGVFAGGDTKRGASLIVWAIAEGRKMAAGVNQYLQANKSAKTGR from the coding sequence ATGGGTGATCCAAAGGGCTTCCTGAAATACGCGCGTGAGGGACCGAAGCGGAAACCGGTCGAGTTGCGTGTGCTCGATTGGAAGGAAATGTATGAGCCGATCGCCGAGGACAAGCTCAAGGTCCAGGGCGCCCGTTGCATGGATTGCGGTGTGCCGTTTTGCCAGGGCAATACCGGTTGTCCGGTCGTGAACCTGATTCCGGAGTGGAACGATCTCGTCTACCGCGGGCGCTGGAAAGATGCGCTCAAAGCCTTACACACCACGAATAATTTTCCAGAGTTCACCGGTCGGCTCTGTCCCGCGCCCTGCGAAGGGGCCTGCGTGCTGGGGATCAACAGCGATCCCGTGTCGATCCGTGTGCTGGAATGGAATATCATCGACCGTGGCTTCAACGAAGGTCTGGTCGAACCGGCCATGCCGGTCAGGAAAACAGGCAAGACCGTGGCGATCATCGGCTCTGGGCCGGCCGGTCTGGCGGCGGCGCAACAGCTGGCGCGGGCGGGACACAGTGTGACGGTGTTCGAAAAGTCTGATCGTATCGGCGGGTTGCTGCGCTACGGGATTCCCGATTTCAAAATGGAAAAGTGGGTGATCGACCGGCGGCTGGAGCAGATGAAGGCCGAAGGGGTCGAGTTCAAGACCGGCGTCACGGTGGGGCAAGATATCACCGGCGAGCAGTTGCGTCGGCAGTTCGACGCGGTCGGCTTGACCATGGGCGCCGAAATGGCGCGTGACTTGCCTGTTCCCGGTCGGGACCTGAAGGGGATCCATTTTGCCATGGAATACCTGACCCAACAGAACAAGCGGACGGCGGGCATTTCCGTGTCCGAAGAACCGATTACCGCCAAGGGCAAACGGGTGATCATTATCGGCGGTGGCGATACCGGATCCGATTGTGTGGGGACCGCGCATCGTCAGGGCTGCAGCGACGTGCATCAGTTCGAAGTGTTGCCGGAGCCACCCCCTTCGCGCGCGAGTTCGACTCCCTGGCCGCTCTGGCCCATGCAGCTTCGCACCTCGCATGCGCATGAAGAAGGGTGCAATCGCCAGTGGAGCGTCTCCACCACCAAGTTTACCGGTCACAACGGCCACGTCACTAAACTGCATGCCAATCGGGTCAAGTTCGAAGGCGGCAAGTTCGTGCCGATGCCGAACACGGACTTTGAATTGGATGCGGACCTCGTCTTGCTCGCCATGGGGTTCACGGGCCCGGTCAGAAACGGTGTCCTCGACAGCCTCGGCGTCAGCTACGATGCACGTGGTTGTGTGAAGGTCGATGACAATTTCATGACCAATCTCGACGGCGTTTTTGCCGGCGGCGATACCAAGCGCGGCGCCTCCCTCATCGTCTGGGCCATCGCCGAAGGACGTAAGATGGCGGCAGGGGTGAACCAATATCTGCAAGCCAATAAGTCTGCGAAAACGGGCCGCTGA
- a CDS encoding PilZ domain-containing protein, giving the protein MKNHRKHERVHVQFRSHFSMKGKMLAGDGDLTDLSPGGCRIISSIQVLAGSEVELCIFPGDSANPILIDGATVCWCRPNEFGLSFTKIRTPVQRQLTDVWRKLAKPA; this is encoded by the coding sequence ATGAAGAATCATCGTAAACATGAACGTGTTCACGTTCAGTTTCGTAGTCACTTCTCGATGAAGGGAAAGATGCTGGCCGGTGACGGGGATCTGACCGACCTGTCTCCCGGAGGCTGCCGTATTATCAGCTCGATTCAGGTTTTAGCCGGTTCGGAGGTGGAGTTGTGCATTTTCCCAGGGGACAGTGCCAACCCTATTCTCATCGATGGGGCTACGGTCTGCTGGTGTCGGCCGAATGAGTTCGGTCTCTCCTTCACGAAGATCCGAACGCCGGTCCAGCGTCAACTGACCGATGTCTGGCGCAAACTCGCCAAACCTGCCTAA
- a CDS encoding response regulator, which translates to MARCLIVDADRERRASVRLRLERDGYAVREVEDGKTCLAILRASSVDVLVVDLGLVRPASVDLIREAKRQLPSFRIVAVTDASHRARDGSVGEALAAGSVLMIQKPFSFAHLLQVGKFVAVRAQ; encoded by the coding sequence GTGGCGCGATGCCTTATTGTCGATGCGGATAGAGAGCGCCGGGCTAGCGTTCGTCTCAGGCTGGAACGGGATGGTTATGCTGTGCGAGAGGTCGAAGACGGTAAAACCTGTCTGGCCATTTTGCGCGCCAGTTCTGTGGACGTGTTGGTTGTTGATTTAGGACTTGTGCGGCCGGCTTCCGTTGACTTGATCAGGGAGGCGAAACGCCAGCTGCCATCGTTCAGAATCGTCGCGGTCACTGATGCGAGCCATCGTGCGCGGGATGGATCGGTCGGAGAGGCGTTGGCTGCCGGGTCTGTGTTGATGATTCAAAAACCGTTCAGCTTTGCCCACCTGTTACAGGTGGGCAAGTTTGTGGCGGTGCGCGCACAGTAG
- a CDS encoding bifunctional nuclease family protein has protein sequence MRATTRCCWVLPLLSLALILSSSNPLAHADEGGGSSNVTISDVRVRLSDHGPVVLLSAGGKRIPIFVDHTVAASIQAALTGEKLPRPLSHDLMHTILESLGGRVVRTVITLKSGTYYGSLTVAFQGQEKVFDSRSSDSIALAIHFQAPILVGRDMLDAVGTSIGEPKPEAL, from the coding sequence ATGCGCGCGACGACACGATGTTGCTGGGTGCTGCCGCTCCTCTCTCTGGCGCTGATCTTGTCTTCTTCGAATCCCCTCGCCCATGCCGACGAAGGCGGCGGTTCTTCCAACGTGACCATCAGCGATGTGCGTGTCCGGCTCTCCGATCATGGCCCCGTGGTCTTGCTCTCGGCGGGCGGGAAGCGCATCCCCATTTTTGTCGACCATACCGTGGCCGCCTCCATTCAAGCGGCCTTGACCGGGGAGAAGTTGCCCCGCCCGCTGTCTCACGACTTGATGCATACGATTCTCGAGTCACTCGGCGGTCGTGTGGTCCGGACCGTGATCACCCTTAAATCGGGCACGTATTACGGAAGCCTGACCGTGGCGTTTCAGGGGCAGGAGAAGGTATTCGACAGCCGGTCCTCGGATTCCATTGCGTTGGCGATTCATTTTCAGGCGCCCATTCTCGTGGGACGAGACATGTTGGATGCGGTCGGCACGTCGATCGGGGAGCCCAAGCCGGAAGCCTTATAG
- a CDS encoding type II toxin-antitoxin system VapB family antitoxin: MRTNIVIDNGLMRRAMKATGLSTKKAVVEEGLRLLIKVKDQEGIRRLRGKVEWEGNLGAMREGRIKAAS, translated from the coding sequence ATGCGCACCAATATCGTGATCGACAATGGCTTGATGCGGCGCGCAATGAAGGCGACCGGGCTCTCCACTAAGAAAGCCGTGGTGGAGGAGGGCCTTCGACTATTGATAAAGGTGAAGGACCAGGAAGGTATTCGCCGTTTGCGCGGCAAAGTTGAGTGGGAAGGAAATCTCGGTGCGATGCGAGAAGGTCGGATCAAGGCTGCTTCGTGA
- a CDS encoding response regulator, with product MKSILIVDDQESIRQVVREILEAAGYRVDEASTGREGLAQYRRAPADLILMDIFMPDGDGLESLVTLRQEFPDCRVVAISGSKSMVGPVNFLHVAKILGAKNVLEKPFAVDDLLGVIANELKP from the coding sequence ATGAAGTCGATTCTTATTGTTGATGATCAGGAATCAATCAGGCAAGTGGTCCGGGAAATTCTCGAAGCCGCTGGATATCGAGTGGACGAGGCGAGTACCGGCCGTGAGGGACTTGCGCAATATCGTCGTGCGCCTGCGGATTTGATTCTAATGGATATTTTCATGCCGGATGGTGACGGACTGGAAAGTCTTGTGACCCTGCGTCAGGAGTTTCCGGACTGTCGAGTGGTGGCGATCAGCGGGAGCAAGTCGATGGTGGGCCCGGTGAATTTCCTGCATGTGGCGAAGATCCTCGGAGCGAAGAATGTGCTGGAAAAGCCGTTTGCGGTGGATGACCTGTTAGGTGTCATCGCGAATGAACTGAAGCCGTAA
- a CDS encoding MBL fold metallo-hydrolase gives MIRKTFSVPPLGCNCSIIGDPITKQAIVVDPGGAPERILQEVRAMGLTVVSIVHTHAHFDHFLASGAMKQATGAALCLHPDDLPLWDILEMQCRMFGVSYVPAPPPDYWLKDEERLAIGELEGIALHTPGHTPGSMCFHFPAAKVVVAGDTLFRGAIGRTDLWGGDFDAIEQSIRERLYTLDEQTAVVTGHGPETEIGRERATNSFVRA, from the coding sequence ATGATTCGCAAGACCTTTTCTGTTCCACCGCTGGGTTGTAACTGTTCGATCATCGGAGATCCGATCACCAAACAGGCGATCGTGGTCGATCCGGGCGGGGCGCCCGAGCGTATCTTGCAGGAGGTCCGTGCGATGGGGTTGACCGTGGTGAGTATTGTCCACACCCATGCGCATTTCGATCACTTTCTTGCCTCCGGAGCGATGAAGCAGGCGACCGGTGCCGCGCTGTGCCTGCACCCAGACGATCTTCCTCTCTGGGATATATTGGAGATGCAGTGTCGCATGTTTGGCGTCTCTTACGTGCCGGCTCCGCCTCCGGATTATTGGTTGAAGGACGAGGAGCGGTTGGCGATCGGCGAGTTGGAAGGGATCGCGTTGCACACGCCCGGGCATACCCCCGGGTCGATGTGTTTTCATTTTCCTGCCGCGAAGGTCGTGGTGGCGGGTGACACGTTGTTTCGCGGAGCTATCGGCCGTACCGATCTCTGGGGCGGGGATTTCGATGCCATCGAGCAGTCGATCCGGGAGCGACTGTACACACTCGACGAACAGACCGCCGTGGTGACCGGACATGGACCAGAGACGGAGATCGGGAGGGAACGAGCGACCAATTCCTTTGTGCGAGCCTAG
- a CDS encoding SUMF1/EgtB/PvdO family nonheme iron enzyme, which translates to MPARSALPGLASLPRYVGLAILLLVSTWSGPGFSAGNRAPSPPPSAELAKHLTSIAKLTAGSPTIQIPEGPFLLGSVRVDDDPYGMGTQFDDTELPQHRVWLDAYEIDRDEINLGEYLSYLFAHKLHPSKDLQHLIWHVITVHSVTDEALTQWPALYVTWKEADSLCRSLGKRLPTEAEWEKAARGPNGNRFPWGDTLPDSSLAMFGQHHVHEIPILAPVSSGDAGKSYYGLHHMAGNVAEWVHDWFGFDYYAYMPERNPPGPTSGRYKSLRGGSWKSRQIMLRTATRSGAPADQRSATVGFRCAKSTAPSSAR; encoded by the coding sequence ATGCCTGCACGTTCCGCCTTACCGGGACTGGCGTCCCTTCCACGCTACGTAGGCCTCGCGATCCTGCTCCTCGTCTCAACCTGGTCCGGTCCCGGGTTCTCCGCCGGCAACCGCGCTCCCAGTCCCCCGCCTTCGGCTGAACTGGCCAAACACCTGACCTCCATCGCCAAACTCACAGCCGGCTCGCCGACGATTCAGATTCCGGAAGGTCCGTTTTTGCTGGGCAGCGTGAGAGTGGATGACGATCCCTATGGGATGGGCACGCAGTTCGACGATACGGAACTTCCGCAACACCGCGTCTGGCTGGACGCGTACGAAATCGATCGTGACGAAATTAACCTCGGAGAATATCTGTCCTATCTATTCGCTCACAAGCTGCATCCATCAAAGGATCTCCAGCATCTCATCTGGCACGTGATTACGGTACATTCCGTGACCGATGAGGCCCTGACCCAATGGCCGGCGTTGTATGTGACCTGGAAGGAAGCCGATAGCCTCTGCCGCTCATTAGGTAAACGCCTGCCGACGGAGGCGGAATGGGAGAAAGCTGCGCGCGGGCCCAACGGAAACCGGTTTCCTTGGGGAGATACCCTCCCCGACAGTTCCCTCGCGATGTTCGGACAACATCATGTGCATGAAATTCCGATCCTGGCCCCTGTGAGCAGCGGGGACGCGGGGAAAAGCTACTACGGACTCCATCACATGGCAGGCAATGTCGCCGAATGGGTCCACGACTGGTTCGGGTTCGACTATTACGCCTACATGCCGGAACGCAACCCACCGGGCCCAACCAGCGGTCGATACAAGAGCCTGCGCGGAGGGTCGTGGAAGAGTAGGCAGATCATGCTTCGAACCGCCACCCGCAGCGGGGCGCCGGCCGATCAACGTTCCGCCACCGTCGGTTTTCGCTGCGCCAAATCAACCGCGCCCTCCAGCGCGCGATAA
- a CDS encoding DUF5069 domain-containing protein has protein sequence MVQQTYPRSPKALLGGIAHLGRFIDKIKLRNAGQT, from the coding sequence ATGGTGCAACAAACATATCCCCGCAGTCCCAAAGCCTTGCTTGGTGGCATTGCCCACTTGGGGCGGTTTATCGACAAGATTAAGCTCCGCAATGCCGGGCAGACTTAG